One part of the Clostridia bacterium genome encodes these proteins:
- a CDS encoding 1-acyl-sn-glycerol-3-phosphate acyltransferase, whose product MYRFIRFLFKPFISLIYPTTVIHKEKYTDESAIVCCNHYASCDVVVVANKLIKKDLNVLAKAELFRKKFSAWFLKKIGAIAVNRGTPEVSVHKEILRRLKNGKRILIFPEGTRNLAGTHEMAEFKSGAGVYAMKAKVPIVPLMFHHQSKAFKRNYLIVGDPIDLSEFYGKNMHDVKDEVAAFLHDKMEALHLELDSYVDSLKKKK is encoded by the coding sequence ATGTACCGTTTTATAAGGTTTCTCTTCAAGCCGTTCATTTCGCTCATTTATCCGACGACCGTCATTCATAAAGAAAAGTATACCGACGAGAGCGCGATCGTCTGCTGCAACCATTACGCGTCCTGCGACGTCGTCGTCGTCGCGAACAAGCTGATCAAAAAGGATCTCAACGTCCTTGCGAAAGCGGAACTCTTCCGCAAAAAATTTTCGGCTTGGTTCTTAAAGAAGATTGGTGCGATCGCCGTCAACCGAGGAACGCCCGAAGTATCCGTCCATAAAGAGATCCTTCGCAGGCTTAAAAACGGAAAAAGGATCTTGATTTTCCCGGAAGGAACGAGAAATCTCGCGGGAACGCACGAAATGGCGGAATTCAAGTCGGGAGCGGGCGTCTATGCGATGAAAGCGAAAGTGCCGATCGTTCCTTTGATGTTTCACCATCAATCGAAAGCGTTCAAGAGAAACTATCTGATCGTAGGCGATCCGATCGATCTTTCGGAATTTTACGGAAAAAATATGCACGACGTAAAAGACGAAGTCGCCGCTTTTCTTCACGATAAAATGGAAGCGCTTCACCTCGAACTCGACTCGTACGTCGATTCGTTGAAGAAAAAGAAATGA